One window of Macrococcus sp. 19Msa1099 genomic DNA carries:
- a CDS encoding isochorismatase family cysteine hydrolase has translation MEDALIIVDYSYDFVALNGKLTCGEPAITLESSLASKWEHYVNAGKPVYVLMDLHFENDIHHPESKLFPPHNIEGTDGRKLYGKLDALYQRDEEKDNVYWLDKRRYSAFSGTPLHQLLTERHINNIELAGVCTDICVLHTAMDGYNLGYEMYVDERAVASFNPVGHTYALEHFKNVLGMTVDSE, from the coding sequence CGTATGACTTCGTTGCGCTTAATGGTAAATTGACTTGTGGTGAGCCCGCAATCACTTTAGAATCATCACTTGCTTCTAAGTGGGAACACTATGTGAATGCCGGAAAACCGGTATATGTGCTGATGGATTTACATTTTGAAAATGATATACATCACCCCGAATCGAAACTCTTCCCGCCACATAACATTGAAGGTACGGATGGCAGAAAGCTATATGGAAAGCTTGATGCGTTATATCAAAGAGATGAAGAGAAGGACAATGTCTACTGGTTAGACAAACGTCGTTATAGCGCATTCAGTGGTACACCATTACATCAGCTGCTTACAGAACGTCATATTAACAATATTGAGCTCGCTGGCGTATGTACAGATATTTGTGTATTACATACTGCAATGGACGGTTATAACTTAGGTTATGAAATGTACGTTGACGAACGTGCAGTTGCGTCGTTTAACCCCGTCGGTCATACGTATGCGCTGGAACATTTCAAAAATGTACTGGGCATGACTGTAGATAGCGAATAA
- a CDS encoding manganese-dependent inorganic pyrophosphatase — MTILTFGHQNPDTDTITSALVMADLQKALGKDIEAVRLGDINGETEYALNKFGVEAPRLIESLDKEEVILVDHNEFQQSAPGIEEATILMVVDHHRIANFETAGPLHYRAEPVGCTATILRKMYKESDVEIKPEIAGLMLSAIISDTLLFKSPTCTDEDVKAAEALAEIANIDLQSYGLEMLKAGASTKDKTAEELLNIDAKSFAMGNHEVRVAQVNTVDIDEVLARQDELEQAINAETAQEGYALFVLVVTDILNSNSKVLALGQQQPAVEKAFNVALDQNTALLEGVVSRKKQVVPQLTAALTE, encoded by the coding sequence ATGACAATTTTAACATTCGGACATCAAAATCCAGATACAGATACTATTACTTCAGCTTTAGTAATGGCTGATTTGCAAAAAGCTTTAGGTAAAGATATCGAAGCTGTACGTTTAGGTGATATCAACGGTGAAACTGAATATGCATTAAACAAATTCGGCGTAGAAGCACCAAGATTAATCGAGAGTCTAGACAAAGAAGAAGTTATTTTAGTTGACCATAACGAATTCCAGCAATCAGCACCGGGAATTGAAGAAGCAACAATCTTAATGGTAGTAGACCACCACCGTATTGCGAACTTTGAAACTGCTGGTCCACTTCACTACCGTGCTGAGCCCGTAGGATGCACTGCAACGATCTTACGTAAGATGTATAAAGAAAGCGATGTAGAAATCAAACCTGAAATCGCTGGTTTAATGCTTTCTGCAATCATCTCAGATACTTTATTATTCAAGTCTCCAACTTGTACAGATGAAGATGTAAAAGCAGCTGAAGCGTTAGCAGAGATCGCGAATATCGACCTCCAGTCATACGGCCTTGAAATGTTAAAAGCAGGTGCATCTACGAAAGACAAAACTGCTGAGGAATTATTAAACATCGATGCGAAGTCATTTGCGATGGGAAATCACGAAGTACGCGTAGCACAAGTTAACACTGTTGATATCGACGAAGTACTCGCACGTCAGGATGAATTAGAACAAGCAATCAACGCTGAAACTGCACAAGAAGGCTATGCATTATTCGTTCTTGTAGTCACTGATATCTTAAACTCAAACTCTAAAGTTTTAGCACTAGGACAACAACAGCCTGCAGTAGAGAAAGCGTTTAACGTAGCACTTGATCAAAACACAGCATTATTAGAAGGCGTTGTGTCTCGTAAGAAACAAGTTGTACCACAATTAACTGCAGCACTTACTGAATAA
- a CDS encoding GNAT family N-acetyltransferase, with protein MMEILQGNNKFYVGNEASPDAEITFQPSGDAIVIDHTYTDPKLRGQGIAKQLVERAVDYAREHNLKIVPLCPYARVVMERDPEMQSLIK; from the coding sequence ATGATGGAAATATTACAAGGAAACAATAAGTTCTATGTTGGTAATGAAGCATCACCTGACGCTGAAATTACGTTCCAGCCCTCAGGCGATGCGATTGTAATTGATCACACATATACAGACCCTAAGTTGCGTGGACAAGGTATCGCGAAACAGCTTGTTGAACGTGCAGTAGATTACGCGCGCGAGCATAACTTGAAGATTGTACCACTCTGCCCTTATGCACGTGTTGTAATGGAAAGAGACCCTGAGATGCAGTCACTCATTAAATAA
- a CDS encoding Gfo/Idh/MocA family oxidoreductase produces the protein MKFGIIGTNWITDRFIEAGKVTDEFELHSVYSRTLDKAEMFSERHHIPNFTDNFDAFLEDEALDAVYIATPNILHHQQAIQAMNHKKHVLCEKPITTSLKNFNLMVQAQENNGVYFMEAMKSIYSPAYLKLKSWIEEIGTIRRVNFHYNQYSSRYDKYKEGIIENAFKPELGNGALMDLGVYTISPLVDLFGYPKSVQSTGKILSTGADCQGTVICNYHDMTALLSFSKIIDSHQPSEIIGEEGIITIDKISAPSQIVKMKRSGEVIETFSCDGQPMQYEIEHFIKCVTAQQDDMNNKTSRMTMQLIDELKAQMDLLF, from the coding sequence ATGAAATTTGGAATTATCGGAACGAACTGGATAACGGATCGTTTTATCGAAGCGGGCAAAGTAACGGATGAATTCGAACTCCATAGCGTGTATTCTAGAACACTGGATAAAGCAGAGATGTTTAGCGAGCGCCACCATATTCCGAACTTTACTGATAACTTTGATGCATTTCTAGAAGATGAAGCACTCGATGCCGTATATATCGCTACCCCCAATATACTCCATCATCAACAGGCGATTCAAGCAATGAATCATAAAAAGCATGTGCTATGCGAAAAGCCAATAACAACTTCTTTAAAGAACTTCAATCTAATGGTGCAGGCACAAGAGAATAATGGCGTATACTTTATGGAAGCCATGAAAAGTATCTATTCTCCTGCCTATTTAAAACTAAAATCATGGATTGAAGAGATTGGCACGATTAGACGTGTTAACTTTCATTATAACCAATATTCATCACGATATGATAAGTACAAGGAAGGAATCATCGAAAATGCCTTTAAACCCGAACTTGGAAATGGTGCATTGATGGACCTTGGTGTGTACACAATCAGCCCACTCGTTGATTTATTTGGCTATCCTAAAAGCGTGCAGTCAACTGGGAAAATTTTATCGACTGGTGCAGATTGTCAAGGAACCGTAATTTGTAACTATCATGATATGACAGCGTTATTAAGCTTCTCAAAGATTATCGACAGCCACCAGCCTTCAGAAATCATAGGAGAAGAAGGTATTATTACTATAGATAAAATCTCCGCACCCTCTCAAATCGTAAAAATGAAGCGCAGTGGCGAAGTCATAGAGACATTTAGCTGTGATGGTCAGCCGATGCAATATGAGATTGAGCATTTTATTAAATGTGTCACTGCGCAGCAGGATGATATGAACAATAAGACATCACGTATGACGATGCAGTTAATTGATGAACTAAAAGCACAGATGGATTTATTATTTTAA